The Mesorhizobium sp. M3A.F.Ca.ET.080.04.2.1 genome contains the following window.
GCGGCGAGATCAACCGGAGTGGTGGTCTCGGAGGAATAGCCAGATTCCAGCCGCGAGATCATCAGGATGGCATTGAAGGTCTTTATCAGCTGATCGGATTCGGCGATCGTGCTTTCCAGCGCCTGCCGGTAGTCGGTCGTCTTGTGCTTGCCGGCAAGCGTCGCCTCGGCGCGGTTGCGCAGCCGGGTCAGCGGCGTCTTCAGATCGTGAGCGATGTTGTCGGAAACCTGCTTCAGTCCCTCGTTCAGTGTCGCGATCCTGGCCAGCATCGTGTTGAGGTTTTCTGACAGGCGGTCGAACTCGTCGCCGGCTCCGGTGACCGGCAGCCGTCCCGACAGGTCGCCGCCCATGATGCGGCGGCTCGCTTCGGAGACGCTGTCGATGCGGTTGAGCGCGGCGCGCCCGACAAAGAACCAGATCAGCAGTCCGCCCAAACCCATCATGCCCAGCGCCAGCATCAGGGAGCGCCGGATGACGGCGCGGAAGCGCTCGGGCTCGCCGAGATCGCGGCCGACCAGGATGATCATCTGGTTGGGCAGCCGCAGCACGAAAGCGATGGCATTATGGCCTTGCTCGCCCTCGGGCTGCGCCTCCTTCTCGCCGATCTGTGGCGGGGCCTGCTCGGAGGCGCCGCTGCGCAGCCGGTCGAGCTCGCCCTCGCCGAAGCGGTGATAGGAAAAAGGCTCCTTCGTCCAGCCTTCCGTCTCGATGACCCCCGGCTGCAGGCTCTGGACATTGCCGGTCAGAATCTGGCCGTTGGGGTCGGCGATCAGGTAGAGGTTGGCGCCCGGCTGGCGCGAGCGGGCCTCGACCACGCGCACCAGCACTGGCAGGCCGCCGCGCTGGTAGGCGCGGGCGAGACCCACCATCTCGTCGTTGATGGTGTCCTGGGTCTGGGCGGTCAGCATGCGGGCCGAGAGCGACGTCATGTAGAAGACCAGCAGTACGGCGCAGAGCGCGAACAGCAGGAAAAAAAGCGCCGAAAGCCGGGCTGCCGTCGTCTTCATGATGGCCGGCAGGGAAAGGGCCATCTTGCTCTCTAAAGCGCTCCGCGTTGAAACGGGTTCAAGCGACACGCTTTAGGTCCATTGCTTTTGCGCATGTCGTCCTTCCAAAACCGCTGCACACTTTTAGGCGGCATGCATTAGCCGCCCTTCAGCATGTAGCCGGCGCCGCGGATCGTGTGCAGGATCGGTTTGTCGAAGCCCTTCTCAATCTTGCCGCGCAGCCGCGAGACGTGAACGTCGATGACGTTGGTCTGAGGATCGAAGTGATAGTCCCAGACATTCTCCAGCAGCATGGTGCGCGTCACCACCTGGCCGGCATGCCGCATCAGATATTCGAGCAGGCGGAATTCGCGCGGCTGCAGCGTGATCTCACGGCCGGCGCGCTTGACCGAATGCGAAAGCCGGTCGAGTTCGAGATCGTCCACCTTGTAGACGGTCTCGGCCTCCCTGGCGCTGGCGCGGCGGTTCAGCACTTCGACCCGGGCGAGCAATTCGGAAAAGGCATAAGGCTTGGTCAGATAGTCGTCGCCTCCGGCGCGCAGGCCGGTGACGCGATCGTCGACCTCGCCCAGCGCCGACAAGATGAGCACCGGCGTGGTGTTGCCGCGCGAACGCAGCGCAGCGATCACCGACAGGCCGTCGCGGCGCGGCATCATCCGGTCGACCACCATGACGTCATAGTCGACGGCGTCGGCCAGCGCGAAGCCGGTCTCGCCATCACCGGCGACATGAGCGGTGTGGCCCGCCTCGGCGAAGGCCTTCTGCAGATAGTCGGCGGCCTCGCGATCGTCTTCCATGACGAGAATCTTCATGGAGCCGTTATACGCGATTTCACTGGAATATTGAGGGGCAGGCATCGGACGCGCCTTTGCAATTGTCGGTCCCGCACGTCGTTACCCCAAAACCGGCGACCACTTTTGGGTGACGTGCTTTTGTTTTCGCACGCCGTTACCCCAAAACCGGCAACCACTTTTGGGCGACGTGCTTTTGGCTTCGCACGTCGTCATCCCAAAACCGGCAACCACTTTTGGGCGACGTGCTGTAAGGCGGCAGCGAGTCATGGGATACCCGCTGCCGCCAGGAGCGAAACACGGTGACTGACAGACGTGTTCGGCCCCATGTTTCCCGGCGGCGGTCCGGGGGTGTTGAAACCGCCGCCAGGAAAGGTCGAAAGTTGCGCAGTGGCGCATGATCCTGCCGAAAACCCACGCGGCTTTCGGGATCAGGCGCGCTCAGCCCTTGCCGACGGGCAGCGCGACGAAACGGTTGGAGTCGTCGCGGGTGATCTGCATCAGCACCGCCTTGCGGCCGGTCTTGGCAGCATCCGTCATCGCCTTGGAGACATCGTCGGTGGTGTTGACCTCGTTCGAATTGATCGAGGTGATGACGTCGCCCGGCTGGATGCCACGGTCGGCTGCATCGCTGTCCGGATCGACATCGGTGACCACCAGACCCTTGCCGTTCTCCGACTTGGTGACGGTGAGGCCGAGATCGGCCAGCGTGTCGGCCTTGGCGGGCGCGGACTGCTTGCCGTTGTCCTCGTTGGAAGCCTGCTTGTCGCTCGTCGGCAGCGTGCCGAGGTCGACCTTGATCGTCTCGTTCTTGCCATCACGCCAGACCGTGACATCGACCGACTTGCCCGGCGCGTAGGAGCCTATCATGCGGGCGAGTTCCTTCGGCGAGGCGACATCCTTGCCATCGACCTGGGTGATCACATCGCCGGCGGCGATACCGGCCTTCTTGCCGGGGCCCGCGTCCTGGGCGCTCGAAACCAGCGCGCCCTTGTCGGCCTTCAGGCCGAGCGACTCGGCGATGTCGGAGGTGACCGGCTGGATCTCGACGCCGAGCCAGCCGCGCTGGACGGAGCCGTTCTTCATCAGGTCGTCGACAACCTGCTTGGCGGTCGAGGCCGGAATGTCGAAGGCGATGCCCACGCTGCCCCCCGATGGCGAGAAGATGGCGGTGTTGATGCCGATCACCTGGCCATTGAGGTTGAAGGTCGGGCCGCCCGAATTGCCGCGGTTGACCGATGCGTCGATCTGGATGAAGTCGTCATAAGGACCGGCGCCGATGTCGCGGCCGCGGGCCGAGACGATGCCGGCGGTGACGGTGCCGCCGAGGCCGAACGGATTTCCGACGGCCACGACCCAGTCGCCGATACGGACCTTGGAATCATCGGCGAAGTCGACATAGGTAAACTTGCCGCCGCCATCGACCTTCAAAACGGCGAGGTCGGTGCGCGGATCGGAGCCGATCAGCTTGGCGTCGAGCTCCTTGCCGTCATTGGTGACCACAGTGAAGGCAGTGCCTTCCGAGACGACGTGATTGTTGGTGACGAGGTAGCCGTCCTCGGAGATGAAGAAGCCGGAGCCTTGAGCGACCGGGCGCGGCTCGCCATTGTTGCCGTGGTCGCGGTGGCGACGCATGCCGAACTGGCCGCCCTGGTCGCCGAAGCCGCGGAACTCCTTGAAGAAGCGGCGCAGCTGCGGATTGTCGGGCAGGTTGTCGAAGCCGTCCTGGTCATCGGAGCCGTCATCGGCCGTCGGCTGGATCTTGGCCTTGACCTTGACGCTGACGACCGCCGGCGACACGCGCTCGACCACATCGGCGAAGCCCGTCACCTGCGGCGCCTGGACACGCACGGCTTCTGCCAGCACAGGTCCGGTACCGGTGGTCACCGCACCGAAACCGATGGCGCCAGCGACGGCCAGCGAGGCTGCGGCGGCCAGTAGGCGCTTGCGGGTGCGGGAATATGAATTGGGGGCAATATTCATGGGTCTCTATCCTCTTTCGAAGGGATGCGCTCAGGCGAGCATCCTCGGGCAAGAGAATTAGAGAGCCGCACATTACGAGGCCATTTCCGGTACATGAAAATTTTGTAATGTTGGCGATCGGCAAGGATGCGTGAGATCACGAGGCTTCAAAATGACCGCAGGTCGCACCAACCGGGTCAAGCCCCGGTCGATTGGGAGACTAAGATAATCGAGGGCATCAAGCGCGGAATATCCGACGCAAAGACGGGCCGTTTGGTGACTCACGAATGAGCAATGCCGGAAATCGACCGGTCATCGAGGCCGGTGGAAGCTGCGCGCACACGCAAGGTCTGAGATGTGCCTCGCTCGGAGGCTTGCGGAAGCACCCTCGACGTCGTCATCCCAGGGCGAAGCAGGAGCGAAGCTCCGTCGCGGAGACCCTGGGATCCATGCCGTTACCTCAACCGTAGAGTACAGCGGTGCAGAATTCTCCGCCGCAGCGGAGCGTGGAAGTCACGGCATGGATCCTCGGGTCTACGCGCGTCGCTGCGCTCCTTGCTCCGCCCGTGGATGACGACGGCATAAGCGTTTCGACCAACCTCTAAGGTGCATTATTCGCGCAGCATCTTGTCCAACGCCGCCTGTTCCTCGGCACTTAGGACGCTTCCCGACGCAGGGCGCCGGGAGCGGGCACCGATCACGATAAAGGTGCCGCCAACGAGCAGCAGAAGCACCGGCGTACCCCACAAAAGCGCGTTGCGCAGGCTGAAGCGCGGCTTCAGCAGCACGAACTCGCCATAGCGCGAGACGATATAGTCCATCACCTGCTGATCGGTGTCGCCGGCGACAAGGCGCTGGCGCACCAGGATGCGCAGGTCACGCGCCAGGTCGGCATCGGATTCGTCGATCGACTGGTTCTGGCAGACCATGCAGCGCAGCTCTTCCGAAAGCGCGCGCGCCCTCGCCTCCAGCGCCGGATCGGGCAGCACCTCGTCCGGCTTCACCGCCTGCGCGGTCCCGGCGAAGACCAGGGCAAGCAGAAGGACCAGCGAGGCAAGTGAAAACCTGGCCCTCATGTCGAGCTCACGGATGCTGTGGCAGCTACCTGCCTGCGGCGGCGCGACGGCGCGCCTACGCGCAGGCGCCGGTCCATCAGCGACATGGCCGCGCCCGCCATCATCACCAGCCCGCCACCCCAGATCAGCGTCACCAGGGGCTTCCACCACAGACGCACGACGACGGAACCGTCATTGCCTTCGTCGCCGAGTGAGAGATAGAGCTGGCTCAATCCGATCGTCCTGATGCCGGACTCGGTGGTCACCGTCTGACGCACCGGATAGAAGCGCTTGGCCGAGCTGATCTCGCCATCGGCGTTGCCATCGCTGCCGATCATGACGAAGCGGCCGCGATCCTCGGTGAAGTTCGGGCCTTTTCGTGGGAACAGCCCCTCGAACCGCAAGGTATGACCGGAGAGCTCGACCGTCTCGCCGGCGCGCATGGTCAGGATCCTCTCGGTACCGAAGGAGAGCGTGCCGACGATGCCGAGCAACGTCAGACCGAGGCCGAGATGGGCAAGCGCGGTGCCATAGACCGAGCGCGGCAGGCCGGCGAAGCGCCGCAGCATGACGGCAGGCGCCGCAGAGCCTGCGCCGGATTTCACGGCAAGGTCGGTGAGCGCGCCGGCGACCAGCCAGACGGCAAGCCCGACGCCAAGCGCCGCGAAGACCGAGGCGCCGTCTATGAACAGACCGGTGACGAGCACGGCGGCAAGCGCCAGCGCGAAAGCCGCCATCAGCCGCTGCGCGGCGGCAAGCACATCGCCGCGCTTCCAGGCAAGCAGCGGCCCGAAGGGCACGATCGCCAGGAGCGGCAGCATCAGCGGGCCGAAGGTCAGGTCGAAGAAGGGCGCGCCGACCGAGATCTTACCGCCGGTGAGCGCCTCGAGCGCCAGCGGATAGAGCGTGCCGACCAGCACGGTTGCCGTTGCCGTGGTGAGGAACAGGTTGTTGAGGACCAGCGCGCCCTCGCGCGAGATGGGATGGAACAGGCCGCCGGCGGTGAGCGTCGAGGCGCGCAGCGCAAACAGCGCCAGCGAGCCGCCGATGAACAGCGTAAGGATGCAGAGAATGAAGACGCCGCGCGTCGGGTCGGTGGCGAAGGCGTGAACGGAGGTCAGCACGCCTGAGCGCACCAGGAAGGTGCCGAGCAGCGACAGCGAGAAGGTCAGTATCGCAAGCAGCAGCGTCCAGATCTTCAGCGCCGAGCGCTTTTCCATGACGATCGCCGAATGGAGCAGCGCGGTGCCGGCGAGCCAGGGCATGAAGGAGGCGTTCTCGACCGGATCCCAAAACCAGAAGCCGCCCCAGCCCAGCTCGTAATAGGCCCAGTACGAGCCCATGGCGATGCCGCCGGTGAGGAACATCCAGGCGACCAGCGTCCACGGCCGCACCCAGCGCGCCCAGGATGCGTCGATGCGGCCCTCGATCAGTGCTGCCACCGAAAAGGAGAAGCAGATCGAGAAGCTGACATAGCCGAGATAGAGCAGCGGCGGATGGACGGCGAGGCCGAGATCCTGCAGCACCGGGTTGAGGTCGCGGCCCTCGATCGGCGCCGGGTTCAGCCTGACGAAGGGATTGGACGTCGTCAGGATGAACAGGAAGAAGGCAGCGCCGATCATGCCTTGCACGGCAAGCACATTGGCCCTCAGCGTCGCCGGCAGGTTCGAGCCGAAGACGGCGACCAACGCGCCGAAGAAGGTCAGGATCAGCACCCAGAGCAGCATCGAGCCTTCGTGGTTTCCCCAGGTTCCGGTGATTTTGTAGATCATCGGCTGCAGCGAGTGCGAATTCTCCCACACGCTCGCCACCGAGAAATCGGAGCCGGCATAGGCG
Protein-coding sequences here:
- a CDS encoding cytochrome c-type biogenesis protein; translated protein: MRARFSLASLVLLLALVFAGTAQAVKPDEVLPDPALEARARALSEELRCMVCQNQSIDESDADLARDLRILVRQRLVAGDTDQQVMDYIVSRYGEFVLLKPRFSLRNALLWGTPVLLLLVGGTFIVIGARSRRPASGSVLSAEEQAALDKMLRE
- a CDS encoding HAMP domain-containing sensor histidine kinase, with the translated sequence MALSLPAIMKTTAARLSALFFLLFALCAVLLVFYMTSLSARMLTAQTQDTINDEMVGLARAYQRGGLPVLVRVVEARSRQPGANLYLIADPNGQILTGNVQSLQPGVIETEGWTKEPFSYHRFGEGELDRLRSGASEQAPPQIGEKEAQPEGEQGHNAIAFVLRLPNQMIILVGRDLGEPERFRAVIRRSLMLALGMMGLGGLLIWFFVGRAALNRIDSVSEASRRIMGGDLSGRLPVTGAGDEFDRLSENLNTMLARIATLNEGLKQVSDNIAHDLKTPLTRLRNRAEATLAGKHKTTDYRQALESTIAESDQLIKTFNAILMISRLESGYSSETTTPVDLAATVSDVVELYEPVAEEAGVVLEALVPEPLMIDGNRELIGQALSNIVDNAIKYSADAIEPKVRVTLERAVGEIRLAVTDNGHGIPDDADRARATERFVRLEKSRSQPGSGLGLSLAKAIMTFHNGRLDLLPTNPGLSVVMSFPARETQ
- a CDS encoding Do family serine endopeptidase; this encodes MNIAPNSYSRTRKRLLAAAASLAVAGAIGFGAVTTGTGPVLAEAVRVQAPQVTGFADVVERVSPAVVSVKVKAKIQPTADDGSDDQDGFDNLPDNPQLRRFFKEFRGFGDQGGQFGMRRHRDHGNNGEPRPVAQGSGFFISEDGYLVTNNHVVSEGTAFTVVTNDGKELDAKLIGSDPRTDLAVLKVDGGGKFTYVDFADDSKVRIGDWVVAVGNPFGLGGTVTAGIVSARGRDIGAGPYDDFIQIDASVNRGNSGGPTFNLNGQVIGINTAIFSPSGGSVGIAFDIPASTAKQVVDDLMKNGSVQRGWLGVEIQPVTSDIAESLGLKADKGALVSSAQDAGPGKKAGIAAGDVITQVDGKDVASPKELARMIGSYAPGKSVDVTVWRDGKNETIKVDLGTLPTSDKQASNEDNGKQSAPAKADTLADLGLTVTKSENGKGLVVTDVDPDSDAADRGIQPGDVITSINSNEVNTTDDVSKAMTDAAKTGRKAVLMQITRDDSNRFVALPVGKG
- a CDS encoding response regulator transcription factor; the encoded protein is MKILVMEDDREAADYLQKAFAEAGHTAHVAGDGETGFALADAVDYDVMVVDRMMPRRDGLSVIAALRSRGNTTPVLILSALGEVDDRVTGLRAGGDDYLTKPYAFSELLARVEVLNRRASAREAETVYKVDDLELDRLSHSVKRAGREITLQPREFRLLEYLMRHAGQVVTRTMLLENVWDYHFDPQTNVIDVHVSRLRGKIEKGFDKPILHTIRGAGYMLKGG
- a CDS encoding heme lyase CcmF/NrfE family subunit, whose amino-acid sequence is MVETGHFALVLAFALSLVQMLVPLVGARAGNQRLMAVGGPVAVSGFALTALSFAALAVAYAGSDFSVASVWENSHSLQPMIYKITGTWGNHEGSMLLWVLILTFFGALVAVFGSNLPATLRANVLAVQGMIGAAFFLFILTTSNPFVRLNPAPIEGRDLNPVLQDLGLAVHPPLLYLGYVSFSICFSFSVAALIEGRIDASWARWVRPWTLVAWMFLTGGIAMGSYWAYYELGWGGFWFWDPVENASFMPWLAGTALLHSAIVMEKRSALKIWTLLLAILTFSLSLLGTFLVRSGVLTSVHAFATDPTRGVFILCILTLFIGGSLALFALRASTLTAGGLFHPISREGALVLNNLFLTTATATVLVGTLYPLALEALTGGKISVGAPFFDLTFGPLMLPLLAIVPFGPLLAWKRGDVLAAAQRLMAAFALALAAVLVTGLFIDGASVFAALGVGLAVWLVAGALTDLAVKSGAGSAAPAVMLRRFAGLPRSVYGTALAHLGLGLTLLGIVGTLSFGTERILTMRAGETVELSGHTLRFEGLFPRKGPNFTEDRGRFVMIGSDGNADGEISSAKRFYPVRQTVTTESGIRTIGLSQLYLSLGDEGNDGSVVVRLWWKPLVTLIWGGGLVMMAGAAMSLMDRRLRVGAPSRRRRQVAATASVSST